From the Neoarius graeffei isolate fNeoGra1 chromosome 1, fNeoGra1.pri, whole genome shotgun sequence genome, one window contains:
- the LOC132889525 gene encoding zinc finger protein 583-like: MGAVMAEDGGHHLSVKQEADRHHMPENVEKNLVPEAKDQDYHLELGPSPALPVQSELVSFPQSPHNHAFTNLHNSASPCTVANLRMNRKISFGEETTPTQLSTCSNVEEKSWHEAVKSLQTPQETSIFKSSEVMVSTQCLLELFQFCWLCHKECCITIEGNDELFTVTQDCQSCSYHRDWRSRPLSAELTQSFHDEEENIPENEEVFIEKDGSYLSLGGDEASLQEEKKKRKRKSDSSDEWEHCLDEEATDSDVSMDEDLFTGLKEDDEGKPVVWCTQCGTQASLSCSVLQHKKVFCCPQCRTGDNVQTHNCETLPVCFDDVTSFQTHAEQEHGAKPFNIPCQDCGKLIRTKQEHVCEHKSKFIVCPECRKRFLTEVGLKTHYNQLHSDYDRLCKYCLKVFKTKSEKLDHEQTHPKENPPYSCPDCPQMFDNVHKRNKHVKSH, from the exons GACCAAGATTATCATCTAGAACTTGGGCCAAGTCCAGCGCTCCCGGTGCAGTCCGAGTTGGTTTCATTTCCTCAGTCTCCTCACAATCACGCCTTCACCAATCTCCACAACTCTGCGTCACCTTGCACGGTCGCTAATCTGAGAATGAATAGAAAA atatcttTTGGAGAAGAAACCACACCTACTCAACTGTCAACATGTTCCAATGTGGAAGAGAAGTCATGGCATGAAG CTGTCAAGAGCCTTCAGACTCCTCAGGAAACTAGCATTTTTAA GAGCAGCGAGGTGATGGTGAGCACACAGTGTTTGCTAGAGCTCTTCCAGTTCTGCTGGCTTTGTCACAAAGAGTGCTGTATTACCATTGAGGGCAATGATGAGTTGTTTACAGTCACACAGGACTGCCAGAGTTGTAGCTACCACAGAGACTGGAGGAGTCGCCCTCTGTCAGCTGAACTTACACAGAGCTTTCATGATGAGGAAGAAAATATACCCGAGAATGAGgag GTGTTTATTGAAAAGGATGGGTCCTATTTATCTCTTGGTGGTGATGAAGCAAGCCTGcaggaagagaaaaagaaaagaaagaggaaGTCTGATAGTTCAGATGAATGGGAGCATTGTTTAGATGAAGAGGCCACAGACTCTGATGTGTCCATGGATGAAGACCTGTTCACAGGTTTAAAGGAGGATGATGAGGGTAAACCTGTGGTGTGGTGTACACAATGTGGCACCCAGGCCTCGCTTTCCTGTTCTGTCCTTCAACACAAAAAAGTGTTCTGCTGTCCTCAGTGCAGGACAGGTGACAACGTTCAAACACACAACTGTGAAACACTACCTGTTTGTTTCGATGATGTCACCAGTTTTCAGACACATGCTGAACAGGAGCACGGAGCCAAACCATTCAATATACCGTGTCAGGATTGTGGTAAGCTTATTAGAACAAAACAAGAACATGTATGTGAACACAAGTCTAAATTTATTGTCTGTCCAGAGTGCAGGAAAAGGTTCCTCACTGAGGTTGGCTTAAAGACGCACTACAATCAGCTCCATTCGGATTATGATCGTCTGTGTAAATACTGTCTGAAGGTCTTCAAAACCAAGTCTGAAAAACTGGACCATGAGCAGACTCATCCTAAAGAAAATCCACCATACAGCTGTCCTGATTGTCCACAGATGTTTGACAACGTTCACAAACGCAATAAACATGTCAAGTCCCACTGA